From Verrucomicrobia bacterium S94, the proteins below share one genomic window:
- a CDS encoding iron-sulfur cluster assembly scaffold protein: protein MYEDIIKQLEERAKRFGPMRDANGHAKVHGECGDTVEVWLRIDGGKIRKSSFLTDGCGYSKHCCSTAICMSEGMTVAEAESMTGVDVLRQCDPIPEDHFHCADLAAETIHAAVESYKSGKVKGWRPKFFSH, encoded by the coding sequence ATGTACGAAGATATCATTAAACAGCTCGAGGAGCGCGCAAAGCGTTTCGGGCCGATGCGCGATGCAAACGGCCATGCAAAAGTGCACGGTGAGTGCGGCGATACGGTTGAGGTCTGGCTGCGGATTGATGGGGGTAAAATTCGAAAGAGTTCCTTTCTCACGGACGGATGCGGCTATTCAAAGCACTGTTGTTCGACGGCGATCTGTATGTCGGAGGGCATGACGGTTGCCGAAGCGGAATCGATGACCGGGGTGGACGTGCTGCGGCAGTGTGATCCGATTCCGGAGGATCATTTTCATTGCGCGGATCTGGCGGCGGAGACCATTCATGCGGCGGTCGAAAGTTATAAGTCCGGCAAAGTGAAGGGCTGGCGGCCGAAGTTTTTCAGTCATTGA